From Anaerolineae bacterium, a single genomic window includes:
- the coaBC gene encoding bifunctional phosphopantothenoylcysteine decarboxylase/phosphopantothenate--cysteine ligase CoaBC produces the protein MIPPLYGKRVLLGVTGSVAAYKSAHLASRLRQAGAQVTVVLTPAAERFVSPLTFRAVAGGRVYTDADLWGTEGHILHIGLAQQVDVLLIAPCTANTLAKLAHGQADNLLTVTALAATCPVLVAPAMDGDMWTHPATQANVARLEERGVQVLGPDEGHLASGLQGIGRMLEPEEILARVRYLLTRKRPLQGRRVLVTAGGTQEPLDPVRLLTNRSTGKQGFALAQAALDWGAEVTLIAAPTSLPTPHGAQRVDVRTALEMRDAVFAHLNEAEMLFMSAAVADYRPAHPSPHKIKKSTADLTLTLTRNPDILTEVASYRRQKGHPPIVVGFAAESQDLLANAREKLARKALDLIVANDISAADAGFAVDTNRATLLYADGRQEALPRLSKAEMGQAVVVRALHLWQGGWLAHLVSPTAWEAAQAQDVYRPPSLDEVGFIHFSRPDQVPRVAQTFFANRPLLLLWVQGAQLGTALRWEEADGDLFPHLYAPLPVEAVAAVTPYGPDETGHYAPPKPPEQPPNT, from the coding sequence ATGATCCCCCCACTTTACGGCAAGCGCGTGCTCCTGGGCGTGACGGGCTCAGTGGCCGCCTACAAGTCGGCCCACCTGGCCTCGCGGCTGCGGCAGGCGGGAGCGCAGGTGACCGTGGTGCTCACGCCAGCGGCCGAGCGCTTCGTCTCACCGCTGACCTTCCGCGCCGTGGCCGGTGGGCGCGTGTACACCGACGCCGACCTGTGGGGCACCGAGGGGCATATCCTCCACATTGGCCTGGCCCAGCAGGTTGATGTGTTGCTCATCGCCCCCTGCACGGCCAACACGCTGGCCAAACTGGCCCACGGCCAGGCCGACAACCTACTCACCGTCACCGCGCTGGCCGCCACCTGCCCGGTCCTCGTGGCCCCGGCCATGGACGGCGACATGTGGACGCATCCCGCCACCCAGGCCAATGTAGCCCGGTTGGAAGAGCGGGGCGTTCAGGTGCTGGGCCCGGACGAAGGCCACCTGGCTTCGGGCCTGCAGGGCATCGGGCGCATGCTGGAGCCCGAGGAGATCCTGGCCCGCGTGCGCTATCTGCTCACCCGGAAACGCCCCTTGCAAGGGCGCCGGGTGCTCGTCACCGCGGGGGGGACGCAAGAGCCGTTGGACCCAGTGCGGCTGCTGACCAACCGCTCTACCGGCAAGCAGGGCTTTGCTCTGGCCCAGGCGGCCCTGGACTGGGGAGCCGAGGTGACACTCATCGCCGCGCCCACCTCTCTGCCCACGCCCCACGGCGCCCAACGGGTGGATGTGCGCACGGCCCTGGAGATGCGTGACGCCGTGTTCGCCCATCTCAACGAAGCCGAGATGCTGTTCATGAGCGCCGCCGTGGCCGATTACCGCCCGGCTCACCCGTCCCCCCACAAAATCAAAAAAAGCACCGCCGACCTGACCCTCACCCTGACGCGCAACCCGGACATCCTAACCGAGGTGGCCTCCTATCGCCGCCAAAAGGGACACCCCCCCATTGTGGTGGGTTTCGCCGCCGAAAGCCAGGACCTGCTCGCCAACGCCCGCGAAAAACTCGCCCGCAAGGCGCTGGATTTGATCGTGGCCAACGACATCTCAGCCGCCGACGCCGGGTTTGCCGTGGACACCAACCGGGCGACCCTGCTCTACGCCGACGGGCGGCAGGAAGCCCTCCCGCGTTTGAGCAAGGCCGAAATGGGCCAGGCGGTGGTGGTGCGTGCGCTGCATCTGTGGCAGGGAGGCTGGCTGGCTCATCTGGTCTCGCCCACCGCCTGGGAGGCGGCCCAGGCCCAGGACGTCTATCGCCCGCCCTCGCTGGATGAGGTGGGTTTCATCCACTTCTCGCGGCCCGATCAGGTGCCCCGCGTGGCCCAGACCTTCTTCGCCAACCGCCCTCTGCTCCTGCTTTGGGTTCAGGGGGCCCAACTGGGTACGGCGC